A stretch of the Rutidosis leptorrhynchoides isolate AG116_Rl617_1_P2 unplaced genomic scaffold, CSIRO_AGI_Rlap_v1 contig80, whole genome shotgun sequence genome encodes the following:
- the LOC139885124 gene encoding putative 12-oxophytodienoate reductase 11, giving the protein MATPSVRQNAAENGIIPLLTPYQMGKFQLSHRVVLAPLTRQRSYGNVPQPHAILYYSQRTTKGGLLVSEATGVSDTFRGYPDTPGIWTKEQVEAWKPIVDAVHAKGGIFFCQIWHTGRVSNTCFQPNGQAPISSTDKGVTPQIRSNGIDVAQFSTPRRLRTDEIPLIVNDFRLAARNAIEAGFDGVEIHGAHGYLIDQFLKDEVNDRTDQYGGSLENRCRFTFEIVEAIVNEIGADKVGIRLSPFANYAEAGDSNPEALGLYLAESLNKYGITYCHMVEPRMKKMVEKSECPHSLVPMRKAFNGTFIVAGGYEREDGNEAVAEDRSDLVAYGRWFLANPDLPRRFEVNAPLNKYIRDTFYITSDLDPVIGYSDYPFLET; this is encoded by the exons ATGGCGACACCAAGTGTTCGACAAAATGCGGCTGAGAACGGGATAATCCCTTTGCTTACTCCTTACCAGATGGGAAAATTCCAGCTTTCTCATAG AGTTGTTTTGGCGCCATTGACAAGACAGAGATCATATGGAAATGTTCCCCAGCCACATGCCATTCTCTATTACTCTCAGAGGACAACCAAAGGCGGCCTTCTCGTCAGTGAAGCGACCGGAGTTTCCGATACGTTTCGAGG GTACCCTGATACGCCTGGTATATGGACGAAAGAGCAAGTTGAAGCATGGAAACCTATTGTCGATGCCGTTCATGCCAAAGGTGGAATCTTCTTTTGTCAGATTTGGCATACGGGAAGGGTATCAAACACAT GTTTTCAGCCAAATGGGCAAGCGCCAATTTCTTCAACAGACAAAGGAGTGACACCTCAAATTCGAAGTAATGGCATTGATGTTGCACAATTTTCAACTCCAAGGCGCCTCAGGACTGATGAAATCCCTCTTATCGTCAATGATTTTAGACTTGCAGCAAGGAACGCTATAGAAGCAG GTTTTGATGGAGTTGAAATCCATGGGGCTCATGGCTATCTAATTGACCAATTTCTGAAAGATGAAGTGAATGATCGGACAGACCAATATGGGGGTTCCCTAGAAAACCGGTGCCGATTCACTTTTGAAATCGTCGAAGCCATTGTTAACGAAATAGGAGCTGATAAAGTTGGAATAAGATTATCTCCATTCGCAAACTATGCCGAAGCCGGCGACTCCAATCCAGAAGCGCTTGGTCTCTACTTGGCTGAATCTTTGAACAAATATGGGATAACATATTGTCACATGGTCGAACCAAGGATGAAAAAAATGGTAGAGAAATCAGAATGCCCTCACAGTCTTGTTCCCATGAGAAAGGCTTTTAATGGCACTTTCATTGTGGCTGGAGGTTATGAGAGGGAAGACGGAAACGAAGCCGTCGCAGAGGACCGATCCGATCTCGTTGCTTATGGACGCTGGTTCTTAGCTAACCCTGACCTACCTAGAAGATTTGAGGTTAATGCTCCTCTCAATAAGTATATCAGGGATACATTCTATATAACATCAGATTTAGATCCTGTCATTGGTTACTCTGATTACCCATTTCTTGAAACCTAG
- the LOC139885125 gene encoding replication protein A 70 kDa DNA-binding subunit B-like encodes MASKYSQIDDVCPGRIDWKIKARVLNLWTIPNFRSRIGDGSIEMILLDDKHGRIQATIKKDLLAIYRQQISEGEVYSFQNFFVSEPTNKLKATRNQYKLFFLKDTIVEKISDEGISKFAFNFMSFDSILNKENESFMFDVIGHVVENEKIREIVKPNKTMKLLTFVLEDLEKKRINCTLWNAFAEKLNEAILDATTLNKSIVVILQSAVTNTFNKIHGINNNFQGTKIFVNPNLPEDVEYSQKLNDIGSYAQIITQLPGPVSMSDEFLLTKRITVKELSISPEVGFFTMLARIIEVEFKMQVRVRDRTGTTSLMLFDRMVKLLIDKSATDLINPSNKEKSNKNLLAEFEAIIDKELLFKFGIIEEDLFSDWDVTYTVKRVTSDEGLIKQFKDKHFTRDTDREDSDMTPTTDKSNKRKRAMYISSDDEDDTGEKPSKVHPRLVKIKVEKED; translated from the exons ATGGCGTCAAAATATTCTCAAATCGATGATGTTTGTCCCGGACGTATTGATTGGAAGATTAAGGCTCGCGTCTTAAATCTTTGGACAATACCAAATTTCCGTAGCCGTATAGGAGATGGAAGTATAGAGATGATTTTGCTTGATGATAAG CATGGCCGCATTCAAGCAACAATAAAAAAAGATCTTCTTGCAATATATAGACAACAAATAAGTGAAGGAGAAGTATATAGCTTCCAAAATTTTTTCGTCTCTGAACCTACCAACAAACTTAAAGCTACTAGAAATCAGTACAAATTGTTCTTCTTGAAAGATACCATAGTCGAAAAGATTTCGGATGAAGGGATTTCAAAATTTGCTTTTAATTTTATGAGCTTCGATTCAATTTTAAATAAGGAGAATGAATCGTTTATGTTTG ATGTTATTGGGCATGTCGTGGAGAATGAAAAAATAAGAGAAATAGTCAAGCCAAACAAGACAATGAAATTGCTTACCTTTGTTCTAGAGGATttgga GAAAAAGAGGATTAATTGCACTTTGTGGAATGCTTTTGCCGAGAAATTAAATGAAGCTATATTGGATGCTACAACTTTAAATAAATCAATAGTTGTTATTTTACAATCGGCAGTTACGAATACTTTTAATA AAATTCATggaataaataataattttcaagGAACAAAAATCTTCGTCAATCCGAATCTACCTGAAGATGTCGAATATAGCCAAAA ACTTAATGATATAGGCTCCTACGCACAAATTATAACTCAACTACCGGGACCAGTTTCGATGTCGGATGAATTCCTCCTTACGAAAAGAATCACAGTTAAAGAACTTTCTATATCTccagag GTGGGATTTTTTACAATGCTTGCACGAATAATCGAAGTCGA atttaAGATGCAAGTGAGAGTCCGTGATCGTACTGGAACAACATCATTAATGCTATTTGATCGGATGGTGAAATTGTTGATCGACAAATCTGCAACGGACCTTATAAATCCATCAAACAAG GAAAAATCAAATAAAAACCTCTTAGCTGAATTTGAGGCAATTATCGACAAGGAGCTGCTATTCAAATTTGGAattatcgaggaggatctattctcGGATTGGGACGTAACTTATACCGTTAAGCGAGTGACATCAGACGAGGGTCTCATTAAACAGTTCAAGGATAAACACTTCACTCGA GATACCGATCGAGAAGATAGCGACATGACTCCGACAACCGACAAATCCAACAAAAGAAAAAGAGCAATGTATATTTCATCTGATGACGAGGATGATACGGGAGAAAAACCAAGCAAAGTCCACCCCAGATTGGTTAAAATTAAAGTTGAGAAAGAAGATTAG
- the LOC139885126 gene encoding putative 12-oxophytodienoate reductase 11: MDTPTVQQNASENGEIPLLTPYQMGKFKLSHRIVLAPMTRQRSYGYVPQPHAIHYYSQRTTKGGFLITEATGISDTAQGFPDTPGIWTKEQVEAWKPIVDTVHAKGGIFFCQIVHAGRVSNTGFQPNGQAPISSTDKGLTDASKFSTPRCLRADEVPLIVNDFRLAARNAIEAGFDGVEIHGAHGFLIDEFLKDKVNDRTDQYGGSLENRCRFAFEIVEAIAEEIGSDNLGIRLSPFADYFESGDSNPEALGLYLAESLNKFGIAYCHMVEPRMKTAGEKVESHQSLVPMKKAFNGTFIVAGGYEEEDGNKAIAENRTDLIAYGRRFLSNPDLPKRFEIHAPLNKYDRSTFYTSDPVIGYTDYPFLEANA, from the exons atggaCACACCAACTGTTCAACAGAATGCATCTGAGAATGGTGAAATCCCTCTGCTTACTCCTTACCAGATGGGAAAATTTAAGCTTTCTCATAG GATTGTTTTGGCGCCAATGACTAGACAGAGATCTTATGGCTACGTTCCACAGCCACATGCCATTCACTATTACTCTCAGAGGACAACCAAAGGAGGTTTTCTCATCACTGAAGCTACTGGAATTTCAGATACTGCTCAAGG GTTTCCAGATACACCTGGGATATGGACAAAAGAACAAGTTGAAGCATGGAAACCAATCGTTGATACTGTTCATGCCAAAGGTGGGATCTTCTTTTGTCAGATTGTGCATGCTGGAAGGGTCTCAAACACAG GATTTCAGCCAAATGGGCAAGCACCAATTTCTTCTACAGACAAAGGATTGACTGATGCTTCAAAATTTTCAACTCCAAGGTGCCTTCGGGCTGATGAAGTTCCTCTTATTGTCAATGACTTCAGACTTGCTGCAAGGAATGCTATAGAAGCAG GTTTCGATGGAGTTGAAATTCATGGGGCTCACGGCTTTCTTATTGATGAGTTTCTAAAAGATAAAGTGAACGATCGAACTGACCAATACGGAGGATCTCTAGAAAATCGATGCAGATTCGCTTTTGAGATCGTGGAAGCCATTGCCGAAGAGATAGGCTCTGATAATTTAGGAATAAGATTATCTCCATTCGCAGACTATTTTGAATCTGGGGACTCGAATCCCGAAGCATTAGGTCTCTACTTGGCTGAATCATTGAACAAATTTGGGATAGCATACTGTCACATGGTTGAACCAAGGATGAAAACAGCCGGAGAGAAAGTTGAATCTCATCAAAGTCTTGTTCCAATGAAAAAGGCTTTTAACGGAACTTTTATTGTCGCCGGAGGTTACGAGGAGGAAGATGGAAACAAAGCTATTGCCGAGAATCGAACTGATCTTATTGCTTATGGACGTCGATTTTTATCAAATCCAGACTTGCCGAAGAGATTTGAGATTCATGCTCCTCTCAATAAGTATGATAGGAGCACATTTTATACCTCAGATCCTGTCATTGGTTACACTGATTACCCATTTCTTGAGGCCAATGCATAG